In Synergistaceae bacterium DZ-S4, one genomic interval encodes:
- the amrS gene encoding AmmeMemoRadiSam system radical SAM enzyme, whose translation MICDVCPRRCNIEEGKRGFCKARGNRGDRNVSLSYGKLTSIALDPIEKKPLARFHPGSRVLSVGSFGCNMDCPFCQNYSIASASEDDVRTRCLSPGELAVMAEELREEGNIGLAFTYNEPMIGYEYVRDASLEAKKRGMKNMAVTNGCVMPHILEEVLPLVDAFNIDLKSFSEETYSRLGGDLRIVQDFITRAAERSHVEITTLIVPGMNDSEEEMKALAVWLSSVDRSIPLHITRFFPRRKMSDRMPTDIDLLRRLCATAEKHLDDVLIGNV comes from the coding sequence ATGATCTGTGACGTCTGTCCGCGCAGATGCAATATCGAAGAAGGCAAACGAGGCTTCTGCAAAGCAAGGGGCAACCGGGGAGACAGGAACGTCTCCCTCAGTTACGGCAAGCTGACATCTATAGCATTGGATCCGATCGAAAAAAAACCCCTTGCAAGATTCCATCCGGGAAGCAGGGTCCTCTCTGTCGGCTCCTTCGGCTGTAACATGGACTGCCCATTCTGTCAGAACTACTCGATTGCCTCGGCTTCTGAGGATGATGTCAGAACGAGGTGCCTTTCTCCCGGGGAACTGGCCGTGATGGCGGAAGAACTGAGGGAAGAGGGAAACATAGGGCTTGCCTTCACATATAACGAACCGATGATCGGTTATGAATACGTCAGGGATGCCTCGCTGGAGGCTAAAAAACGGGGAATGAAAAATATGGCGGTTACAAACGGATGCGTTATGCCGCATATACTTGAAGAGGTGCTGCCGTTGGTCGATGCCTTCAATATCGACCTCAAGTCCTTTTCGGAGGAGACATACAGCAGGCTGGGGGGAGACCTTAGAATAGTACAGGATTTCATAACAAGGGCGGCGGAAAGATCTCATGTTGAGATAACCACTCTCATAGTGCCGGGCATGAACGATTCGGAAGAAGAGATGAAAGCCCTCGCAGTCTGGCTCAGCTCAGTCGACCGTTCTATCCCGCTCCACATAACCAGATTTTTTCCCAGAAGAAAGATGTCTGACCGGATGCCGACCGACATTGACTTGCTGAGAAGGCTTTGCGCTACAGCGGAGAAACACCTGGACGACGTGCTTATCGGAAACGTATAG
- a CDS encoding asparaginase, which produces MKILLISTGGTIASQQSAEGLVPIDQGEALAAQVPGIYEIADIDIANVFSKDSSNIDPADWKAIIKCVRENPSYDGYVITHGTDTMAYTSAALSYVMRDLEKPVVLTGSMIPMSEPGTDAKRNLEDAFRFVEALLAQKQSGIALAFAGRLIHGPRAKKMSGKRIEAFKSVYYDELGVSDGKKVSLLKSPFIDMKTLCSFGTGSEGISFSKEVIPVKLFPGFRADYFDRIIEMKPKAIVVECFGLGGLPYMGEDLLPGIKKAVDLGILPVITTQCPEGGVDLSTYDVGQKTLKTGAVSALDMGFEAIVTKLMWLIPRMPVSEVAKYLTMNLCDEVGSK; this is translated from the coding sequence ATGAAGATACTGCTCATATCTACCGGGGGCACGATCGCATCCCAGCAGAGTGCAGAGGGCCTCGTGCCGATAGACCAGGGCGAGGCACTGGCGGCTCAGGTACCCGGTATTTACGAGATCGCCGACATTGATATCGCCAATGTCTTTTCCAAAGACAGCTCCAACATTGATCCGGCCGACTGGAAGGCCATCATAAAATGCGTCAGGGAGAATCCTTCATATGACGGCTATGTGATAACTCACGGCACAGACACGATGGCATATACCTCGGCCGCCCTTTCCTATGTCATGAGGGACCTCGAAAAGCCGGTAGTCCTGACTGGGTCGATGATCCCGATGTCTGAGCCGGGAACGGACGCCAAAAGGAACCTTGAGGACGCCTTCAGATTTGTCGAGGCCCTTCTTGCCCAAAAGCAGTCGGGGATCGCCTTAGCCTTTGCCGGGAGGCTGATCCACGGACCGAGGGCTAAGAAGATGTCGGGCAAGAGGATCGAAGCGTTCAAGTCTGTCTACTATGATGAACTTGGAGTATCAGACGGCAAAAAGGTCTCTCTGCTTAAATCTCCCTTCATTGACATGAAGACCCTTTGCAGCTTCGGCACCGGATCAGAAGGAATATCTTTTTCGAAAGAAGTGATCCCGGTGAAGCTTTTCCCCGGTTTCAGGGCGGATTACTTCGACAGGATCATTGAAATGAAGCCAAAAGCGATAGTAGTTGAGTGCTTCGGCCTGGGAGGGCTGCCTTACATGGGAGAGGATCTCCTCCCCGGCATCAAAAAAGCCGTTGACCTGGGCATACTGCCTGTAATAACGACGCAATGCCCCGAAGGCGGGGTCGACCTCTCGACGTACGATGTGGGGCAGAAGACACTGAAAACAGGCGCGGTAAGCGCCCTCGACATGGGGTTCGAGGCGATAGTGACCAAGCTGATGTGGCTCATTCCGCGGATGCCAGTCAGTGAGGTTGCAAAATATCTGACTATGAACCTCTGTGATGAAGTGGGATCAAAGTAG
- a CDS encoding dicarboxylate/amino acid:cation symporter produces MTEQTAKKPISLPLKILIAMVLGAALGFVIGEKATYIQFIGDVFIRLLKMCIYPLIFVSIINGISQVADMSRLKKVGGYFLVYWAIASTLAATTGLVWAFIIKPGIGIKLGAKEVPEVDVDLLQSLVNWVPNNPFSAFAEGNILQIIVFALICGFILASFKDTVHGQRIFDMFDSLNEFFTRIVGWVIALAPYGVFALVANITGTLGSTVLYGLGKMLMTQYLAYGTVIVIIYPLILAFIAKVSPLQHFRNIYPAMLLAFSTCSSSATLPLTMKSTKERAGVPEDMVNLIAPPAATINMHACAAEMPIYAVFAAQIYGVDLPFTSLLVIIALGIIMAAGVAGVPGGGIIMSAVLLQVMGLPLDIVPWIAGIYYLIDMPNTMINVTGDTVGMVTVASLMKELDLGVFNAKK; encoded by the coding sequence ATGACCGAACAGACAGCAAAAAAACCGATCAGCCTGCCATTGAAGATCCTTATCGCAATGGTGCTGGGTGCAGCGCTCGGCTTCGTTATCGGAGAGAAGGCGACCTACATCCAGTTTATCGGAGATGTATTTATACGCCTCCTTAAGATGTGCATCTATCCCCTCATCTTTGTCAGCATAATCAACGGTATTTCACAGGTAGCGGACATGTCGCGGCTGAAGAAGGTCGGCGGCTACTTCCTAGTTTACTGGGCAATAGCTTCGACCCTTGCCGCAACAACAGGCCTAGTCTGGGCCTTTATAATCAAGCCGGGCATTGGCATCAAGCTCGGAGCCAAAGAAGTCCCCGAAGTGGATGTAGACCTTCTGCAGTCGCTTGTAAACTGGGTCCCGAACAACCCCTTCTCAGCATTTGCGGAGGGCAACATCCTCCAGATCATCGTATTTGCACTTATATGCGGGTTTATCCTTGCCAGCTTCAAGGATACGGTGCATGGACAGAGGATATTCGACATGTTCGATTCACTCAACGAGTTCTTCACGCGTATAGTCGGCTGGGTCATCGCTCTGGCTCCCTACGGCGTCTTCGCGCTTGTTGCCAACATTACGGGTACCCTTGGTTCCACGGTCCTCTACGGACTGGGCAAGATGCTTATGACACAGTATCTTGCTTACGGGACAGTCATAGTCATCATATACCCGTTGATCTTGGCATTCATAGCCAAAGTCAGCCCGCTGCAGCACTTCAGGAATATCTATCCTGCTATGCTCCTGGCTTTCTCGACGTGTTCCTCCAGCGCCACCCTTCCTCTCACAATGAAGTCGACCAAGGAGAGAGCCGGTGTCCCGGAAGACATGGTCAACCTGATAGCCCCTCCGGCGGCGACCATAAACATGCATGCCTGCGCTGCTGAAATGCCGATCTACGCGGTATTCGCGGCCCAGATATACGGAGTGGACCTTCCCTTCACCAGCCTTCTGGTCATTATCGCGCTTGGGATCATCATGGCGGCCGGAGTCGCGGGTGTCCCCGGAGGCGGCATCATCATGTCGGCAGTGCTGCTTCAGGTGATGGGACTCCCGCTTGACATAGTCCCGTGGATAGCCGGTATCTACTACCTGATCGACATGCCCAACACAATGATCAACGTTACGGGGGACACAGTGGGGATGGTGACCGTCGCCTCACTGATGAAAGAGCTCGACCTGGGAGTCTTCAACGCAAAGAAATAG
- a CDS encoding nitronate monooxygenase family protein, with protein sequence MITKEKELSVLRIGKHQPKYPIVQGGMGVMISGPRLAGAVAAEGGIGTLASVGLGVLTDGYNAKNFAERNSTMLKKYIRQARDAAKGGVLAVNCMCALCDYESLVKTSCEAGADIIVSGAGLPLKLPELTDGFPDVALVPIVSSVKAANIIISRWKKHYDRYPDGIVVETPNTAGGHLGARDIEQVSDPALSLEAVVPALADYLKENELDIPIIAAGGIWDSEDISKAFSMGAKGVQLGTRFAATEEGDASDRFKQSYVDAKEEDVVLINSPCGLPGRAINSPMVKRYLAGIQERMPCRTPCLTHCICRIKHETFCIADALVNAYRGDWENGLFFCGSNVFKVNSIMKVKELMNELLEGFSIPEPALPSLS encoded by the coding sequence ATGATAACGAAAGAAAAAGAACTCTCTGTCTTAAGGATAGGAAAGCATCAGCCCAAATATCCGATAGTCCAGGGAGGGATGGGGGTAATGATATCAGGCCCCCGGCTTGCCGGAGCCGTGGCGGCTGAGGGCGGGATAGGCACTCTTGCCTCCGTGGGTCTCGGAGTTCTCACCGACGGATACAACGCTAAAAATTTTGCTGAACGCAACAGCACGATGCTGAAAAAATACATCAGGCAGGCAAGGGATGCCGCAAAGGGCGGAGTTCTTGCGGTAAACTGCATGTGCGCCCTCTGTGACTATGAGTCGCTCGTAAAGACCTCGTGCGAAGCGGGTGCGGACATAATCGTATCGGGCGCTGGACTTCCCCTGAAGCTTCCGGAACTGACGGACGGTTTCCCCGACGTTGCGTTGGTGCCCATCGTCAGCAGCGTAAAGGCTGCCAACATCATAATAAGCCGTTGGAAAAAACATTATGACCGCTATCCCGACGGTATAGTCGTGGAGACGCCGAACACCGCCGGCGGACACCTGGGCGCGAGGGACATTGAACAGGTGTCCGACCCGGCACTCTCGCTGGAAGCTGTCGTTCCCGCACTCGCGGATTACCTAAAGGAAAATGAGCTCGATATTCCTATCATCGCTGCCGGAGGGATATGGGACAGCGAAGACATTTCGAAGGCCTTTTCGATGGGGGCGAAGGGTGTTCAGCTTGGCACACGTTTTGCCGCTACGGAGGAAGGCGACGCCTCAGACAGGTTCAAGCAGTCGTATGTGGACGCGAAAGAGGAAGACGTGGTGCTTATCAACAGCCCCTGCGGACTCCCCGGCCGTGCGATCAACAGCCCGATGGTGAAGCGCTACCTTGCCGGGATCCAGGAGAGGATGCCCTGCAGGACGCCATGCCTTACCCACTGCATCTGCAGGATAAAGCATGAGACTTTCTGTATAGCCGACGCTCTTGTTAACGCCTACAGGGGAGACTGGGAGAACGGACTCTTCTTCTGCGGCAGCAACGTGTTCAAGGTCAATTCGATCATGAAGGTAAAAGAACTGATGAACGAGCTGCTTGAGGGATTCAGCATCCCGGAACCCGCACTTCCTTCACTCTCATAA
- a CDS encoding MFS transporter yields the protein MSESRLKTFLGITSAAAISMLGVGIVASGLPARVITLSGGDASLVGLLASCFALPYIFLQVPFGNLSDRYGFKPFLLFGYFLSAVSGIIFYFAGSPMPIFIGRAVQGAGEIPVWATAPAIISIAYPCNKGKMIGIYTAAVYIMLAAGPLLVPSMPDLFGERGGFLFFSLLCCLAFMIIFFTQKNRRPGPGSKKESLEIKKAFSLLSDIPVRIVLLGIFLYGCGQGLLFSIAPGWLVTARQYGAMDIGILFSAYYLFIAGAQFFYGPLSDRFGREIFMMLGLTCSALAWGFFPYTGKLSATVLLGISAGSLGGFFVSSMAFLNEKAPDSLKGTISGAYYLFWGMGYFLGPIMWGVCGAFWGMEKSFFAFSAFLLMTAAAICLIRRKYSPAKAT from the coding sequence TTGTCTGAAAGCAGACTGAAGACTTTTCTCGGCATCACCTCCGCCGCAGCGATATCAATGCTTGGTGTGGGGATCGTAGCTTCAGGCCTCCCGGCGAGGGTGATAACGCTTTCGGGGGGCGACGCCTCACTTGTAGGACTCCTTGCCTCCTGTTTCGCACTGCCGTATATATTCCTACAGGTCCCTTTCGGAAACCTTTCTGACCGTTATGGATTCAAGCCCTTCCTGCTCTTCGGTTATTTTCTTTCAGCCGTATCGGGCATAATATTTTATTTTGCAGGATCACCCATGCCGATATTTATCGGCCGCGCGGTCCAGGGAGCGGGGGAGATACCCGTCTGGGCAACTGCTCCGGCTATAATCTCGATAGCATATCCGTGCAACAAAGGTAAGATGATAGGGATATACACAGCAGCCGTGTACATAATGCTTGCTGCAGGACCTCTCCTTGTTCCGAGCATGCCGGATCTTTTCGGTGAACGGGGCGGCTTCCTCTTTTTCAGCCTCCTCTGCTGTCTTGCGTTTATGATAATATTTTTTACGCAGAAAAACAGGAGACCCGGACCCGGCAGCAAGAAGGAATCACTTGAGATAAAAAAAGCCTTCTCCCTCCTTTCCGATATCCCCGTAAGGATCGTCCTGCTTGGAATATTCCTGTACGGATGCGGGCAGGGCCTTCTCTTCAGCATAGCTCCAGGCTGGCTTGTCACGGCAAGGCAGTACGGGGCAATGGACATAGGCATCCTCTTCTCCGCCTACTACCTCTTTATCGCAGGGGCACAATTCTTTTACGGGCCTCTTTCGGACAGGTTCGGCAGGGAGATATTCATGATGCTCGGACTTACCTGCTCCGCCCTTGCATGGGGGTTCTTTCCTTACACCGGCAAGCTCTCCGCAACGGTACTGCTGGGCATTTCAGCCGGATCCCTCGGCGGCTTTTTCGTCTCATCTATGGCGTTTTTGAATGAAAAGGCCCCCGACAGCCTGAAGGGTACGATATCCGGCGCATACTACCTCTTCTGGGGCATGGGATACTTTCTGGGCCCGATAATGTGGGGAGTCTGCGGGGCGTTCTGGGGCATGGAGAAGAGCTTCTTCGCCTTCAGCGCCTTCCTCCTTATGACAGCGGCCGCCATCTGCCTGATCAGGCGCAAATATTCTCCTGCAAAGGCGACATGA
- a CDS encoding deaminase, with product MTKIDKILDAIKNDLLPLTKKGVEEGNHVFGGLVLDAASFRTVIAGTNNRQGNPIFHGEIDTILRFFSMKGHPDPSECIFVASHDPCSMCISAIAWSGFKEIWVLFGYEDVAKDFEMPVDLMMYREIFGVEGAKEENAFFRKYSIKRESENAPDADALKVKIREIAERYASFEVKDFDYPGI from the coding sequence TTGACCAAGATAGATAAAATACTTGACGCTATCAAAAACGATCTGCTGCCTCTTACAAAAAAGGGAGTGGAAGAGGGCAACCATGTATTCGGCGGACTGGTCCTGGATGCCGCGAGCTTCAGGACCGTCATTGCCGGAACAAACAACAGACAGGGAAACCCGATCTTTCACGGTGAGATAGACACTATCCTTCGCTTCTTTTCAATGAAAGGCCATCCCGATCCTTCCGAATGCATTTTTGTGGCGAGCCATGACCCATGTTCAATGTGCATTTCCGCTATTGCATGGTCCGGTTTCAAAGAGATCTGGGTCCTTTTCGGATATGAGGATGTTGCTAAGGATTTTGAGATGCCAGTCGATCTTATGATGTACAGGGAAATCTTTGGGGTAGAGGGGGCAAAAGAGGAAAATGCCTTCTTCAGAAAGTACAGCATAAAGCGCGAATCGGAAAATGCTCCCGATGCCGATGCACTGAAGGTCAAGATAAGGGAGATAGCTGAAAGGTATGCATCCTTTGAGGTAAAGGACTTCGACTACCCCGGAATTTAG
- a CDS encoding SWIM zinc finger family protein, whose amino-acid sequence MYRRRTSWTYTKPLSTKGGIKSRVNRGRFHGSNWWSLRWMEILESSIDAARLSRGRSYARRGQVVDIEIEPGLVTASVQGTRKKPYQIRLGFETLSDEAKALLLFRFRERSSFAARLLAGEMPEEMEKVFREAGMGLFPNKTDLRRYKCSCPDDAVPCKHIIAVLLLLAEVFDDDPFLLLKLRGANRETLINLLTLESSGENEEDNCEREEISEDGELPMMITGGFENDPDIPAGIPDLPEAFSEASVRPKWYGDEIPEFKYNIEEKERRIAALEIINDFPFWKGDLPFRQSLCQYYERAADLAEEILTGEKKKTVGRPRKLI is encoded by the coding sequence ATGTACAGAAGAAGGACTTCCTGGACATACACAAAACCACTCAGTACAAAGGGCGGAATAAAATCCCGCGTTAACAGGGGGCGCTTTCACGGTTCCAACTGGTGGTCGTTGCGCTGGATGGAAATACTTGAGAGCAGCATAGACGCTGCACGGCTCTCAAGAGGGCGGAGCTATGCCAGACGGGGACAGGTCGTAGATATCGAAATAGAACCGGGCCTCGTTACCGCATCTGTACAGGGGACCAGAAAGAAGCCGTACCAGATAAGGCTTGGTTTCGAAACCCTCTCGGATGAAGCCAAGGCGCTTCTCCTCTTCCGTTTCAGGGAGAGGTCGTCCTTTGCGGCAAGGCTTCTGGCTGGAGAGATGCCGGAGGAAATGGAGAAGGTGTTCAGGGAAGCCGGGATGGGACTATTCCCCAACAAAACCGACCTGCGCCGCTACAAATGCAGCTGCCCGGACGACGCGGTCCCGTGCAAGCATATAATCGCTGTGCTTTTGCTGCTTGCCGAGGTCTTTGACGATGACCCCTTTCTTCTTCTGAAACTGAGAGGGGCCAACCGTGAAACGCTGATAAACCTTCTTACGCTTGAGTCATCCGGTGAAAATGAAGAGGATAACTGCGAAAGGGAGGAGATCAGCGAGGACGGGGAGCTGCCAATGATGATCACCGGGGGTTTTGAAAACGACCCGGACATCCCTGCAGGCATTCCCGATCTGCCCGAGGCCTTTTCAGAGGCCTCGGTCCGGCCAAAATGGTATGGGGATGAGATCCCCGAATTCAAATACAATATTGAAGAAAAGGAAAGACGGATAGCGGCACTCGAGATCATCAACGATTTTCCCTTCTGGAAAGGAGATCTTCCCTTCAGACAATCTCTCTGCCAGTACTATGAACGGGCTGCCGACCTTGCTGAGGAAATACTGACAGGAGAGAAGAAAAAGACAGTGGGACGCCCCCGGAAGCTTATCTAG